From the genome of Pedobacter sp. MC2016-14, one region includes:
- a CDS encoding FadR/GntR family transcriptional regulator: MKSFIETIKSIEVESPVDKIIKQLKQLITSGQLQPGDRLPAERMLAEKFGVGRSYVREAILRLEFYGLLKTNPQSGTYVAGLSLKVLDNIITDVIKFSKDDFNAMLEARYYLELDAVRLAAERRTEQDIEALRAAMTDYENKIDSGVDAVEEDMIFHIKIASASKNSVIESMILILIPDLIKNIVENKICGENRGIQAKNEHREILQAIIDQDIDAAENAIAAHLNDMFQISKAGYTAQKIIQKD, translated from the coding sequence ATGAAATCATTTATTGAAACCATTAAGTCTATCGAAGTCGAGTCACCTGTTGACAAGATCATCAAGCAGCTTAAACAACTCATTACATCAGGTCAGCTACAACCCGGCGACAGACTTCCTGCGGAAAGGATGCTTGCCGAAAAATTTGGTGTAGGCAGAAGTTACGTAAGAGAAGCGATTTTAAGACTTGAATTTTACGGTTTACTAAAAACCAATCCCCAAAGCGGAACCTATGTTGCCGGACTTAGTCTTAAAGTTCTGGACAATATCATTACCGATGTCATCAAATTTAGCAAAGACGATTTTAACGCCATGCTTGAGGCGCGCTACTATTTGGAGCTCGATGCAGTAAGGCTTGCGGCAGAAAGACGCACCGAACAGGACATTGAAGCTTTAAGAGCAGCAATGACAGATTACGAGAATAAAATAGACAGCGGTGTAGATGCTGTGGAAGAAGACATGATCTTTCACATCAAAATTGCCAGCGCTTCCAAAAACTCTGTCATCGAATCGATGATCCTGATCCTTATTCCAGATTTGATCAAAAACATTGTAGAAAATAAGATATGCGGTGAAAATCGTGGCATACAGGCTAAAAACGAACACCGTGAAATTTTGCAAGCTATTATAGATCAGGATATAGATGCGGCGGAAAATGCCATTGCAGCCCACCTTAATGATATGTTTCAGATTAGTAAAGCAGGTTATACCGCACAAAAAATTATTCAAAAAGATTAA
- a CDS encoding GDSL-type esterase/lipase family protein, whose amino-acid sequence MKNFFCLLIALVLITGLASAQTTYRFYDDVQTIKEYDKIYKPTENPVLFIGSSSIRKWDDAERVFAPFNVLNRGIGGAVTDDITHYLNDLVFPYKPRQIVLYVGENDLPAANVTADSVLNKTIRLYDAIRAVLPEIPIVYISMKPSPSREKYVQKAMDANQLIKAYLARQKNTVFVDIFPLMLTKDGKNRPELFVSDMLHMNKAGYAIWEKAVKPHLLKY is encoded by the coding sequence ATGAAAAACTTCTTCTGCCTTCTTATAGCTCTTGTGTTAATTACCGGGCTTGCTTCTGCACAAACTACTTACCGTTTCTATGACGATGTGCAGACCATCAAAGAGTACGATAAAATTTATAAACCCACTGAAAACCCTGTATTATTTATAGGCAGTTCTTCGATCAGGAAATGGGATGATGCGGAACGGGTGTTTGCGCCTTTTAATGTTTTGAACCGAGGGATTGGGGGTGCGGTAACGGATGACATTACCCATTACCTTAATGATCTGGTTTTTCCTTACAAGCCGCGTCAGATTGTATTGTACGTAGGAGAGAATGATTTACCAGCGGCAAATGTTACTGCTGATTCTGTTTTAAATAAGACCATCAGGTTATACGATGCCATAAGGGCTGTTTTACCAGAGATACCTATTGTGTACATTAGTATGAAGCCTAGTCCGAGCAGAGAAAAGTACGTACAGAAAGCAATGGATGCAAACCAGCTGATTAAAGCTTACCTGGCCAGGCAAAAGAACACCGTATTTGTTGATATTTTTCCGCTGATGCTGACTAAAGATGGCAAGAACAGGCCTGAATTATTTGTGAGCGATATGTTGCACATGAATAAAGCCGGCTATGCCATTTGGGAAAAAGCAGTAAAACCCCATCTTTTGAAATACTAA
- a CDS encoding alpha/beta hydrolase, translating to MKLKFMLIGLLCISSSIMAQETEIKPVKYPAGFTAQLDVVYTKVNDWEGKLDLYLPPAGKPTPIVINIHGGGWNKGTKESQTGFSGFFKRGYAVANIEYRLTGAATAPAAVEDTRCALIYIIKNAGKLNVDLNKIVIMGGSAGGHLALMGGLLENNHIFDTNCPGVENIKVAAIIDKYGITDVWDWAYGVHKTSKSATAWLGSKAKDAEFAKSVSPFYLVKKSSPPIFIVHGDADPTVPYEQSVALKEKLDKLGVKNEFITVKDGLHGKFTPEDNSMVNAKIMDFLKSLGL from the coding sequence ATGAAATTAAAATTCATGTTAATTGGATTGCTATGCATCAGCAGTTCTATAATGGCCCAGGAAACAGAGATCAAACCGGTAAAATATCCCGCTGGTTTTACGGCACAATTGGATGTGGTTTATACTAAAGTGAACGACTGGGAAGGTAAACTCGATTTGTACTTACCCCCTGCCGGAAAACCAACGCCCATTGTCATCAACATTCATGGCGGTGGCTGGAACAAAGGCACTAAAGAATCGCAAACTGGTTTCAGTGGCTTTTTCAAACGCGGTTATGCGGTAGCCAACATCGAATACCGTTTAACCGGCGCCGCAACAGCACCAGCAGCAGTAGAAGATACCCGTTGCGCCCTCATTTATATCATTAAAAATGCCGGCAAACTAAATGTAGACCTCAATAAAATTGTCATCATGGGCGGCTCTGCCGGTGGTCACCTGGCACTGATGGGTGGCTTGTTAGAAAACAACCACATCTTTGATACCAATTGCCCGGGTGTAGAAAACATTAAAGTTGCCGCCATCATCGATAAATATGGCATTACAGACGTATGGGATTGGGCTTATGGCGTTCACAAAACCAGCAAATCTGCCACAGCATGGTTAGGTTCAAAGGCTAAAGACGCAGAATTTGCCAAATCTGTATCTCCCTTTTACCTGGTTAAAAAGAGCAGTCCGCCAATTTTCATTGTACATGGCGATGCAGATCCCACAGTACCTTATGAGCAAAGCGTAGCCTTAAAAGAAAAGCTGGATAAACTGGGCGTTAAAAATGAATTCATCACGGTAAAGGATGGTTTGCATGGAAAATTCACACCAGAAGACAATAGCATGGTCAACGCCAAAATTATGGATTTCCTGAAAAGCCTTGGTCTTTAA
- a CDS encoding AsmA-like C-terminal region-containing protein — translation MPRWIKIALKTLAVLIVIIMVAFLGMAYYVNKNNKSLLLAVTKQLNLNLNGTLTIGSMDPTFLKGFPGISLRLNNVLMQDKSFAAHKHRLLEAKDFNISVNTLALLRGAIEIKKIEITDATIYLYTDTTGYSNTSIFKKRDKSKPVAADDDDGSATELRKFALNNVNFVVDNQKGHKLFQFEIQSLKGNMDYPSEGWKADFQLKTLVKSLAFNTRRGSFIKDQLLEGPFNVTYDEDKELITVLPNTLNIGKDPFIIGARFALGEDPTEFSINITANGILWRNASALLAPNIKSRLDMFNLKAPIDVKCDLNGNMGPGGDPKINVVAQVRGNVLTMPGGVVQDCDFTGVYTNNFVNGKGYNDENSAVKLYHFVGNYEEMPFTIDTASIDNFLKPIATGTFQSQFPIKKLNNVLGQDLLHFTKGTANIKLTYKADIVNYKLNKPIVRGVVDIKNASLNYVPRQLNFTNTSISLNFTGPDLFIKNIRLQSGRSVVAMEGTIKNFLNLYYSAPEKIILNWQIKSPQLHLAEFIGFLGNRTYVNTPAKASKNTFSKDLNAVFERSKVNMHLQVDKVYYNKFLATNAVADLLVTESGINIRNVSVNHGGGTLKLNGNLHQTGAQSKFAINTTLSNVNIQRFFYGFENFGLKSITSENLRGNLFSKVNIGGTISSKGKLLPSSLNGSIIFDLKQGALLNFDPITNVGKFAFPLRDLKNIQFRNLNGKFDVRGEKITINPMQISSNVLNMDVAGIYSMNKGTNIAVDVPLRNPKNDIEIEDVAERKEKRMRGIVLHLLATDGEDGKIKIKLNRNRDKTK, via the coding sequence ATGCCTCGCTGGATCAAAATCGCCCTGAAAACTTTGGCCGTCCTTATTGTAATCATTATGGTTGCATTTTTGGGAATGGCTTATTACGTGAATAAAAACAATAAATCTTTACTCTTAGCGGTTACCAAACAGTTAAATTTAAATTTGAACGGCACGTTGACTATCGGCAGTATGGATCCTACTTTTTTAAAAGGGTTTCCGGGGATTAGTTTACGCTTGAATAATGTGTTGATGCAGGATAAATCTTTTGCGGCCCATAAACACAGGTTGCTGGAGGCTAAGGACTTTAACATTTCTGTGAATACACTTGCGCTGCTGAGGGGTGCCATTGAAATTAAAAAGATAGAGATCACTGATGCCACTATTTATTTATATACCGATACTACAGGGTACAGCAATACATCTATATTTAAAAAAAGAGACAAATCAAAACCCGTAGCTGCTGATGACGATGACGGTTCTGCTACAGAGCTGAGGAAATTTGCTCTAAACAATGTAAATTTTGTAGTGGACAACCAGAAAGGGCATAAATTATTTCAGTTTGAAATACAGAGCTTAAAAGGGAATATGGATTATCCGTCTGAAGGATGGAAAGCTGATTTCCAGTTGAAAACACTGGTAAAAAGCTTAGCCTTTAATACGAGAAGAGGTAGTTTTATTAAGGATCAGTTATTGGAAGGGCCTTTTAACGTAACTTACGATGAAGATAAAGAGCTGATTACAGTGCTCCCTAATACCTTGAATATTGGCAAAGACCCTTTTATTATTGGTGCCCGCTTTGCTTTAGGGGAAGATCCGACAGAGTTTTCTATCAACATTACCGCTAATGGGATTTTATGGCGTAATGCATCTGCATTGCTGGCGCCAAACATCAAATCAAGGTTGGATATGTTTAACCTGAAAGCACCAATAGATGTGAAATGCGATTTAAATGGTAACATGGGTCCGGGTGGTGACCCTAAAATAAACGTGGTGGCACAGGTGAGGGGAAACGTACTGACGATGCCTGGTGGCGTGGTGCAGGACTGTGATTTCACTGGGGTTTATACCAATAATTTTGTGAATGGGAAGGGTTATAATGATGAAAATTCTGCCGTTAAACTTTATCATTTTGTAGGAAACTATGAAGAAATGCCATTTACCATAGATACGGCTTCAATTGATAACTTTCTTAAACCTATTGCGACAGGTACTTTTCAATCACAGTTCCCGATTAAAAAACTGAACAATGTACTGGGGCAGGATTTACTACATTTTACTAAGGGTACGGCGAACATCAAGCTAACTTACAAAGCTGATATTGTAAACTACAAACTAAACAAGCCTATTGTGAGGGGAGTGGTTGACATTAAAAATGCAAGCCTAAACTATGTACCCCGCCAGCTTAATTTTACCAATACTTCTATTTCTTTAAATTTTACCGGCCCCGATTTATTTATTAAAAACATCAGGTTGCAAAGTGGCAGGAGCGTAGTAGCCATGGAAGGTACCATCAAAAACTTTTTAAATCTTTATTACTCTGCACCGGAGAAAATTATATTGAACTGGCAAATTAAAAGTCCGCAGTTACATTTGGCAGAATTTATTGGTTTTTTAGGCAACCGGACCTATGTAAATACACCTGCTAAGGCCAGTAAAAATACATTTTCGAAAGATCTGAATGCCGTATTTGAAAGAAGTAAAGTAAATATGCACCTGCAGGTAGATAAAGTGTACTACAATAAGTTTTTGGCCACTAATGCGGTTGCGGACTTGCTGGTTACGGAGAGCGGCATCAACATTAGAAATGTGAGTGTAAACCATGGTGGTGGTACTTTAAAGCTGAATGGGAATTTACACCAAACAGGTGCACAAAGTAAATTTGCGATTAACACCACTTTGAGCAATGTGAACATACAACGTTTTTTCTACGGTTTTGAAAACTTTGGATTAAAGTCCATTACATCTGAAAATTTGCGGGGCAACTTGTTTTCTAAGGTAAACATTGGCGGTACCATTTCCAGCAAAGGGAAGCTGCTACCAAGCTCGCTCAACGGCAGTATTATATTTGACCTGAAACAAGGTGCATTGTTAAATTTTGATCCCATTACCAATGTAGGGAAGTTTGCTTTCCCTTTAAGGGATTTGAAAAATATCCAGTTTAGAAATTTAAACGGGAAATTTGATGTAAGGGGTGAAAAGATTACCATAAACCCCATGCAAATAAGCTCTAACGTGTTAAATATGGACGTTGCGGGTATTTATTCCATGAATAAAGGAACCAACATTGCCGTGGATGTACCACTTAGAAACCCTAAGAACGACATAGAAATTGAGGATGTGGCCGAACGCAAGGAAAAAAGGATGCGTGGCATTGTGTTGCACCTTTTGGCTACAGATGGTGAAGATGGTAAGATTAAAATTAAGTTGAACCGTAACAGGGATAAAACCAAATAG
- a CDS encoding heparinase II/III family protein: MNYLKKLVTGIFCLIFSAASAQDHPGIMMTKKNVAELRKGIATYPLLKKSYEEVKRNADYALSQPILVPVPKDAGGGFTHEQHKKNYSNILNCGVAYQISGEQKYADYVKTILLSYAAQYEKWPVHPKAKPGHQAGKMFWQSLNDFVWQVYTIQGYDMAFDGIAPADRKQIETHLFLPILKYFTVDCATTFNLIHNHGTWDIAAVGMTGYVLNKPEYVNMAIKGSKLDGKTGYLAQVDQLFSPDGYYTEGPYYQRYALLPFVIFAKAINNYQPALKIFQYRNQLLSKAINTSLQLTYTDGTFFPINDAIKDKTYQSAELVYGVDIAYADIKAQPQLLDIAQRQGEVIVSDAGLKIAADLAAGKMKSFNYQPQWIGDGASGTEGGLGILRYGDNQDQQCLLFKAASQGMGHGHFDRLNILYYDNNTEIFPDYGAARFLNIESKKGGDYLPENKTWAKQTVAHNTLVVDQTSNFKANAELAQEQHPEQLFFKNTKDIQAASATENHAYPGVKMTRTSALVNIEGLDKPLLIDLFQVNAAQNHQYDLPFWYKGQLVASSFKINAVKNNLQALGTNYGYQHLWLNAEENVAASGGYVTLLNNKRFYTTHFTTDADIKVKLVSLGANDPELNLVESKAFILSQPQAQNQLFFTITEVHGRTNPVNETVVGAANQVSGLKIISADEQQVAVSFKVKDKTYQYTINYKDKNKSVQLN; encoded by the coding sequence ATGAACTACTTAAAAAAGTTGGTAACAGGTATCTTTTGCCTTATTTTTTCTGCCGCATCAGCCCAGGATCATCCCGGTATTATGATGACGAAGAAGAATGTTGCTGAATTGCGCAAAGGCATTGCTACCTATCCCCTGCTTAAAAAATCATATGAAGAGGTAAAGCGCAATGCAGATTATGCCTTATCGCAACCTATCCTTGTTCCCGTTCCTAAAGATGCTGGTGGTGGCTTTACCCACGAACAGCATAAAAAAAACTACAGCAATATCTTAAATTGCGGGGTGGCCTACCAAATCAGCGGAGAACAGAAATATGCCGATTACGTAAAAACAATTTTGCTGAGTTATGCTGCTCAGTACGAAAAGTGGCCAGTACATCCAAAAGCTAAACCTGGTCACCAGGCAGGAAAAATGTTCTGGCAAAGCCTAAACGATTTTGTATGGCAGGTATATACCATTCAGGGTTACGACATGGCCTTTGATGGCATAGCCCCGGCAGATAGAAAACAAATTGAAACACACCTCTTTTTACCCATTTTAAAATATTTTACGGTAGATTGTGCCACAACGTTTAATTTGATCCATAACCATGGCACCTGGGACATTGCGGCTGTAGGCATGACCGGTTATGTATTGAACAAACCAGAATATGTAAACATGGCTATTAAAGGCAGCAAACTGGATGGAAAAACAGGTTACCTTGCACAAGTTGACCAATTATTTTCGCCTGATGGATATTATACCGAAGGACCTTACTACCAGCGTTATGCCTTGTTGCCTTTCGTCATCTTTGCCAAAGCCATCAACAACTATCAGCCAGCGCTTAAAATTTTCCAATACCGCAACCAGTTGCTCTCCAAAGCCATCAACACCTCTTTGCAGCTTACGTATACCGATGGTACATTTTTCCCGATCAATGATGCCATTAAAGATAAAACTTATCAATCGGCAGAGCTGGTCTATGGTGTAGACATTGCCTATGCAGACATTAAAGCGCAGCCGCAGTTGTTAGATATTGCACAGCGCCAGGGCGAAGTCATCGTTTCTGATGCGGGCTTAAAAATCGCAGCAGATCTAGCTGCCGGTAAAATGAAAAGCTTTAACTACCAACCACAATGGATTGGCGATGGCGCTTCCGGCACCGAAGGCGGATTGGGGATCTTAAGGTATGGCGACAACCAGGATCAGCAATGTTTGCTTTTTAAAGCCGCGTCGCAAGGCATGGGCCATGGACACTTTGACCGTCTGAATATTTTATACTACGACAACAACACCGAAATCTTCCCCGACTATGGTGCAGCGAGGTTCCTGAATATCGAATCTAAAAAAGGAGGAGATTACCTTCCGGAAAACAAAACATGGGCTAAACAAACGGTAGCGCACAATACCCTTGTGGTAGATCAGACTTCAAATTTCAAAGCCAATGCAGAACTGGCCCAGGAACAGCATCCAGAACAGTTGTTTTTCAAAAACACCAAAGACATTCAGGCCGCTAGTGCAACAGAAAATCATGCCTATCCGGGTGTAAAAATGACCAGAACATCTGCCCTGGTCAATATCGAAGGTCTGGATAAACCCTTACTGATCGATTTATTCCAGGTAAATGCAGCACAAAACCACCAGTACGACCTTCCTTTCTGGTACAAAGGCCAGCTGGTTGCTTCTTCCTTCAAAATCAATGCGGTAAAAAATAACCTGCAAGCTTTGGGTACCAATTATGGCTACCAGCACCTCTGGCTAAATGCAGAAGAAAACGTAGCTGCTAGTGGAGGATATGTTACCCTGCTGAACAACAAACGGTTTTACACCACGCATTTTACTACAGATGCGGACATCAAAGTTAAACTGGTTTCCTTAGGTGCCAATGATCCGGAGCTCAACCTGGTAGAAAGCAAAGCCTTTATCCTTTCGCAGCCACAGGCACAAAACCAATTATTTTTTACCATTACCGAGGTGCATGGCCGTACCAATCCTGTTAACGAAACCGTTGTAGGTGCCGCGAACCAGGTAAGCGGACTTAAAATAATTAGTGCAGATGAACAACAGGTAGCTGTATCCTTTAAAGTGAAGGACAAAACCTATCAATATACAATCAATTACAAAGACAAAAATAAAAGCGTACAACTCAATTAA
- a CDS encoding DUF6266 family protein → MAKLPNGLGSHPSGKAGNLEYYTLKGRHYVRGEKEKTTKPPTLKQLAHRTVMAITGKFTSDIQDILDVGFAHVAHGTVSSAYNEGQKHAIHNIVAGQYPNQYIDYSKVLVTKGDLLPAINPSVSVVEDQFIFSWDKISSSATDTDHVMLLLWNAELKDAIFELCGAKRSTGRESVKVHSSWKGMPMECYISFRSAKNMECANSTYLGSIIF, encoded by the coding sequence ATGGCAAAATTACCAAATGGCCTCGGAAGCCACCCAAGTGGAAAAGCAGGCAACCTCGAGTATTACACCTTAAAAGGAAGGCATTACGTTCGCGGCGAAAAGGAAAAAACCACCAAACCACCTACATTAAAACAGCTAGCGCACCGGACTGTAATGGCGATTACCGGAAAATTTACCAGTGATATCCAGGACATCCTCGATGTGGGCTTTGCACATGTTGCTCATGGTACCGTATCCAGTGCTTACAACGAAGGACAAAAACATGCAATTCATAACATCGTTGCCGGACAATACCCCAACCAATACATTGATTATAGTAAAGTATTGGTTACAAAAGGAGATTTATTACCTGCCATTAATCCATCGGTCAGCGTTGTAGAAGATCAATTCATTTTCTCCTGGGATAAGATCAGCAGCAGCGCTACAGATACCGATCACGTTATGCTCCTGTTGTGGAATGCTGAACTCAAAGATGCAATATTTGAGCTTTGTGGCGCTAAAAGAAGCACAGGGCGGGAAAGTGTTAAGGTACATAGCAGCTGGAAAGGTATGCCTATGGAGTGTTATATCTCTTTTAGATCGGCTAAAAATATGGAATGTGCCAACAGCACTTACCTGGGCAGCATCATTTTTTAA
- a CDS encoding Panacea domain-containing protein, whose translation MSYPVLNIANKIIASNDASQGEIISNLKLQKLLYYMQGFFIAVFDRKLFENEIEAWQYGPVVREMYEHFRTFGSGAITLTEDAEIASLTDEEHQLFKDVMDEYGQFSAIKLMNMTHEELPWKKVFNHTPQGEISYDLLKEYFKTQIVE comes from the coding sequence ATGAGTTACCCAGTTTTAAATATCGCAAATAAAATCATTGCCAGTAATGATGCAAGCCAGGGAGAGATAATTTCGAACTTAAAGTTGCAGAAGCTTCTTTATTACATGCAAGGCTTTTTTATAGCGGTGTTTGACAGGAAGCTTTTCGAAAATGAAATAGAAGCCTGGCAATATGGGCCGGTTGTAAGGGAAATGTATGAGCATTTCAGAACCTTTGGATCAGGCGCAATCACCTTGACCGAAGATGCAGAAATTGCAAGTCTAACAGATGAAGAGCATCAGCTGTTTAAGGATGTAATGGATGAGTACGGGCAATTTTCGGCCATTAAATTAATGAACATGACGCACGAAGAATTGCCCTGGAAAAAAGTTTTTAACCACACGCCACAAGGCGAAATTTCTTACGATTTACTAAAAGAATACTTCAAAACTCAAATTGTTGAGTAA
- a CDS encoding RNA-binding protein has translation MKIFITGLPLEVGEDELTAVFGDFGQVKSLRIIKDRETGQSRGFGFVEMPVDEEAREAIKRMNGGDYNGNRIKVAEAQEKPGNAGGGNAGGGFKRNNNNRERSY, from the coding sequence ATGAAGATATTTATTACAGGCCTTCCTTTAGAAGTAGGGGAAGATGAATTAACGGCCGTTTTTGGTGATTTTGGTCAAGTAAAATCACTTAGGATTATCAAAGATCGTGAGACTGGTCAGAGTCGTGGATTTGGTTTCGTAGAGATGCCAGTTGACGAGGAAGCCAGAGAAGCCATTAAAAGAATGAATGGTGGCGATTACAATGGTAACCGTATTAAAGTTGCTGAAGCGCAAGAAAAACCAGGAAACGCAGGTGGCGGAAACGCTGGCGGTGGTTTTAAACGCAACAACAACAACAGAGAAAGAAGCTATTAA
- a CDS encoding 7TM diverse intracellular signaling domain-containing protein, protein MILEDKNRTLTALDAYNFYKKGQFKPVKGARLNLGFSSSVYWMAVEVPPVTDSTYLIMGSPLINLLDVYQYHKGFLIRRYQTGDHRKFASRPIPHPLYILPLQTEKKSNSLYLIRVDKHNESLQLSLSITKAYEFNQKTNTNNFLNGILCGGVCLLVIFGLFLYVTVKDKLYLYYVLYLIFVYLWVIADKGYGYQYLWPESIYFASRSRPVFNCLFAIMLLHFMQAFIGQTKESKLYRPINWLKVFLFSMLSLFLVPVNYVAYPTLVLFLLKILLVAGLSTTLLMILSIIEKIKSGNREAWFYLISTLALLTCAMSEIMVQAGSSDVANNYLSNFGIQTGIFIEAVILIFGLAYRFNTYRKDREQLLIAFNKKQEQLTESILETKESERRIIADQLHDDVGAMLSIATLQVSTALDARGLSNEKTPEKLQHAQDVLKDISQTIRTLSHNLTPWAIEKFGIKKALQDLIYKINISDKISLESTMLGFENPEAYPVYFLNDLFRIIQELLNNILKHAAASHAYLEIIEHSDTISIIIEDNGNGFDQQGEAVKGKGLESIRSKIAFYEGEVELNSILQQGTTVVINIPIKKENPEDL, encoded by the coding sequence ATGATCCTAGAAGATAAAAACAGGACTTTAACTGCTCTGGATGCTTATAATTTTTATAAAAAAGGTCAATTTAAACCCGTAAAAGGAGCACGTTTAAATCTAGGCTTTAGTTCATCTGTCTATTGGATGGCCGTAGAAGTGCCCCCTGTAACAGATAGCACCTATCTGATTATGGGTAGTCCGCTGATCAATTTACTGGATGTATACCAATATCATAAAGGATTTTTAATCCGGAGATACCAAACCGGAGATCACCGAAAATTTGCTTCCCGGCCCATTCCCCATCCGCTTTATATCTTGCCCTTACAAACAGAAAAAAAATCTAACAGTTTGTATTTAATCCGTGTAGATAAGCACAATGAATCTTTGCAGCTAAGTTTAAGTATTACAAAGGCCTATGAATTTAACCAAAAAACAAACACCAATAATTTCCTAAATGGAATCCTATGTGGTGGTGTATGTTTGCTGGTTATTTTCGGGCTTTTCCTTTATGTTACCGTAAAGGATAAGTTGTATCTCTATTATGTACTGTACCTTATCTTTGTATATCTATGGGTAATTGCTGATAAAGGATATGGCTACCAGTACCTATGGCCAGAATCCATTTATTTTGCAAGCAGGTCCCGACCCGTTTTTAATTGCCTTTTTGCTATAATGCTCCTGCATTTTATGCAGGCATTTATCGGTCAAACTAAAGAAAGTAAATTGTACCGGCCCATTAACTGGCTTAAGGTATTTTTGTTTTCCATGCTCAGCTTGTTTCTGGTTCCGGTAAATTACGTGGCCTATCCAACCTTAGTATTGTTCTTACTTAAAATATTATTGGTTGCAGGGCTTTCCACTACCCTGCTCATGATATTGAGCATCATCGAAAAAATTAAATCGGGTAACAGAGAGGCCTGGTTTTACCTCATTTCTACCCTTGCTTTGTTAACCTGCGCCATGTCCGAAATCATGGTGCAAGCCGGTTCCAGTGATGTGGCAAACAATTACCTTTCCAATTTTGGCATTCAAACCGGGATTTTCATCGAAGCGGTTATTCTCATTTTTGGATTAGCTTACCGCTTCAACACCTATCGTAAAGACAGGGAGCAGCTCCTCATTGCCTTTAATAAAAAGCAGGAACAGCTAACGGAAAGTATCCTGGAAACAAAGGAAAGTGAAAGGAGGATCATCGCCGATCAGCTGCACGATGACGTTGGCGCCATGCTGTCCATTGCTACCTTGCAGGTTTCAACAGCCCTGGATGCCAGAGGTCTTTCTAATGAAAAAACACCCGAAAAACTGCAACATGCTCAGGATGTACTCAAAGATATTTCGCAAACCATACGCACACTAAGCCATAACCTTACACCCTGGGCAATAGAAAAATTTGGAATTAAAAAAGCGTTACAAGACCTGATTTACAAGATCAATATTTCTGATAAAATTTCGCTTGAAAGTACCATGCTTGGATTTGAAAATCCGGAAGCATACCCTGTTTATTTTCTAAATGATTTGTTCAGGATTATTCAGGAATTGCTCAACAATATTCTTAAACATGCAGCCGCCAGTCATGCTTACCTGGAAATTATAGAACATTCAGATACCATATCAATCATTATAGAAGACAATGGTAATGGCTTTGATCAGCAAGGAGAAGCTGTGAAAGGGAAAGGCCTGGAAAGCATCCGTTCAAAAATTGCCTTTTATGAGGGAGAGGTAGAACTGAACAGCATCCTTCAGCAAGGAACTACAGTGGTCATTAACATTCCAATCAAAAAAGAAAATCCGGAAGACCTATAG
- a CDS encoding cupin domain-containing protein, with product MIQSNLFQIDEETPWEDLGNGVQRQIYGHDERIMLVKAKFEAGAVGTLHEHHHTQVTYVDSGVFEMTIGEDKKIIKKGDGYYVPPHIIHGCVCIEPGILIDVFTPHREDFLKS from the coding sequence ATGATACAAAGCAACTTATTTCAAATAGACGAAGAAACCCCTTGGGAAGATCTGGGCAACGGTGTACAAAGACAAATTTATGGCCACGATGAGCGCATTATGCTCGTTAAAGCAAAATTTGAAGCAGGTGCTGTAGGCACTTTGCATGAGCACCACCACACCCAGGTTACCTATGTAGACAGCGGCGTGTTTGAAATGACCATCGGAGAAGACAAAAAAATCATCAAAAAGGGCGATGGCTATTATGTGCCACCCCACATTATACACGGATGTGTATGTATTGAACCGGGAATTTTAATCGATGTGTTCACTCCGCATCGCGAGGATTTCTTGAAAAGTTAA